A part of Arachis hypogaea cultivar Tifrunner chromosome 12, arahy.Tifrunner.gnm2.J5K5, whole genome shotgun sequence genomic DNA contains:
- the LOC140176734 gene encoding uncharacterized protein, whose amino-acid sequence MKMMEKRIDGLQVAVVNTASQPSNGWSQSEEALEKCNYEQQPEQVQYMHNTSSSSQNDFHGDTYNPSWNNHPNLRSGKTLNNGKGDSEVAIEEKDQEKLKKKEEESQAPRKGKQVMEEHPQEQRKEVKPYIPPLPYPQRLQRELKDQQFLKFLEVFKKLEINLLLAEASEKMPLYAKFLKELINKKRSWNEKEIVVLTQECSAVIQKGASINLMPLSLIKKLAIEEVKPTRMSLQMADRSLKIPNGVVENLLVKVGEFIFPADFVILDMEEEGHNSIILSRPFLATTRAIIDVKKGEMILRVDNEQMIINAFKVMQHPPKKEKHMRVKMIEELEEELLEANGQEEQEEEIEIEQDVSEEQVTEVSSEDKTEEVSKQELKPLPPHLKYAYLGEGDSLPVIINSSLSMEDETKLIEVLKNHKTTLGWTIDGIKGISPAILRDRKGSENQVADHLSRLPQETNQDVHQPVNEKFPDEYLLQVQQAPWFADIANYKVGRKIPQEFTRQQLKKLLKEAKKFLWDEPFLFNRCSDGMIRRCVPENEMRDILWHCHGSAYGGHFGPERLAAKVLQSGFYWPTIFRDAREFVHQ is encoded by the exons atgaagatgatggaaaagagaATTGATGGACTTCAAGTGGCTGTAGTAAACACAGCAAGCCAACCTTCAAATGGATGGAGCCAAAGTGAAGAAGCTCTTGAGAAATGCAACTATGAGCAGCAACCAgaacaagtccaatacatgcataaCACCTCAAGCTCTTCTCAAAATGACTTCCATggggatacttacaatccatcatGGAATAATCATCCCAATTTGAG aagtggaaagacattgaataatgGCAAGGGTGACAGTGAAGTAGCAATTGAGGAGAAAGACCAAGAGAAGCtcaagaagaaggaggaagagtcACAAGCTCCAAGGAAGGGAAAACAAGTCATGGAAGAGCATCCACAAGAACAGAGAAAGGAGGTGAAGCCATATATTCCACCtctgccataccctcaaaggttgcAAAGAGAGCTCAAGGACCAGCAATTTCTCAAGTTTTTGGAGGTTTTTAAGAAGCTAGAAATCAACCTACTACTTGCTGAAGCTTCAGAGAAAATGCCGTTATATGCTAAGTTCCTCAAAGAACTCattaacaagaagagaagctggaatgaGAAGGAGATTGTGGTCTTAACCCAAGAGTGCAGTGCAGTAATTCAAAAAG gtgccagcatcaatttgatgcctcTCTCACTGATAAAAAAGCTTGCAATAGAGGAAGTCAAACCCACCAGAATGTCACTTCAAATGGCGGATAGATCACTCAAAATACCCAATGGGGTTGTGGAGAACTTATTGGTGAAGGTTGGAGAGTTCATCTTCCCGGCCGATTTTGTCATTTTGGATATGGAAGAAGAGGGACACAACTCAATTATCTTGAGtagacccttcttagccacaacaagagctatAATTGATGTGAAGAAAGGTGAAATGATCCTCAGGGTggacaatgagcaaatgatcatcaaTGCCTTTAAAGTAATGCAACATCCACCTAAAAAAGAAAAGCACATGAGAGTGAAAATGATAGAAGAATTGGAGGAAGAGCTACTTGAAGCCAACGGTcaggaggaacaagaagaggaaataGAAATAGAACAAGATGTCTCAGAAGAACAAGTAACTGAAGTCTCTTCTGAAGACAAGACAGAGGAGGTGTCAAAGCAAGAGTTGAAGCCCCTCCctccccatctcaaatatgcatatcttGGTGAGGGAGATAGTCTTCCAGTAATCATCAATTCCTCTTTAAGCATGGAAGATGAAACAAAGCTGATTGAAGTATTGAAAAATCATAAGACAACTTTAGGGTGGACAATTGATGGCATCAAGGGCATAAGCCCTGCAATTT tgagGGATAGAAAGGGAAGTGAGAACCAAGTTGCAGACCATCTGTCAAGACTACCACAGGAGACCAACCAAGATGTACATCAACCAGTGAATGAGAAGTTCCCAGATGAATATCTTCTCCAAGTccaacaagcaccttggtttgctgatattgcaaactacaaagttgGAAGGAAGATTCCTCAAGAGTTTACCAgacaacaattgaagaagctgCTTAAAGAAGCCAAGAAATTCTTATGGGATGAGCCCTTCTTATTTAATAGGTGTtcagatggaatgataagaaggtGTGTTCCTGAGAATGAAATGAGAGACATAttgtggcactgtcatggttcagcttatggtggacactttgggccAGAAAGACTAGCTGCTAAAGTGCTTCAAagtggattctattggccaaccatattCAGAGATGCTAGAGAATTTGTGCACCAATga
- the LOC112727431 gene encoding putative lipase ROG1: protein MEKNEVCTSESVDGSRDVWSSRSSDSSSADHLVVMVNGILGSATDWKFAAEQFVQELPDEVFVHCSERNVSKLTLDGVDVMGERLAEEVREVVRRKPNMRKISFVAHSVGGLVARYAIGKLYRPPEREDNGDKQRKEDSAGKLCGLEAINFITVATPHLGSRGNKQVPFLFGVIAFEKLASCVIHWIFRRTGQHLFLVDDDGGKPPLLKRMVEDCDGCYFMSALRAFKRRVVYSNVGYDHIVGWRTSSIRRDSELPKWEESLNEKYPHVVYEEHCKALDANQYESAEDNGSDKIEEELVTGLSRVSWEKVDVSFHSSRQRFAAHSVIQVKDRSSHIEGADVIQHMIDHFLT, encoded by the exons ATGGAGAAGAACGAGGTGTGCACATCGGAGTCCGTCGATGGAAGCCGCGACGTGTGGAGCTCCAGATCTTCGGATTCTTCCTCCGCTGATCATCTCGTTGTCATGGTCAATGGAATTCTCGGAAG TGCAACGGATTGGAAGTTCGCTGCAGAGCAGTTTGTTCAAGAGCTTCCTGATGAAGTGTTTGTTCACT GTAGCGAAAGAAATGTGTCTAAGCTGACACTAGATGGTGTAGATGTAATGGGAGAGCGATTGGCAGAGGAG GTCCGTGAAGTGGTTAGAAGAAAGCCAAATATGCGTAAGATATCTTTCGTCGCACATTCAGTGGGAGGACTAGTGGCAAGATATGCAATTGGAAAGTTATATAGGCCACCTGAAAGAGAAGATAATGGCGATAAACAAAGAAAGGAGGACTCAGCCGGTAAATTGTGTGGTTTGGAGGCTATCAATTTCATTACAGTTGCTACACCTCATCTGGGATCAAGAGGCAATAAGCAG GTTCCATTTCTTTTTGGCGTAATTGCCTTTGAGAAACTTGCAAGTTGTGTTATTCATTGGATTTTTAGGAGGACAGGTCAGCATCTTTTCCTAGTAGATGATGATGGAGGAAAACCTCCATTGCTTAAACGCATGGTTGAAGATTGTGATGGATGTTATTTCAT GTCTGCATTGCGTGCTTTCAAACGCCGGGTTGTTTATTCAAATGTGGGATATGATC ATATTGTTGGCTGGAGAACATCATCCATTAGACGTGATAGTGAACTCCCAAAG TGGGAGGAATCACTGAATGAAAAATATCCACATGTTGTGTATGAAGAGCACTGCAAAGCTTTAGATGCTAACCAGTATGAGTCGGCAGAAGATAATGGCTCTGACAAGATAGAAG AGGAGCTTGTAACAGGCTTATCCCGTGTGTCTTGGGAAAAAGTAGATGTTAGCTTCCACAGTAGCAGACAGAGGTTTGCTGCGCATAGTGTTATACAG GTCAAAGACCGAAGCTCACACATAGAAGGCGCAGATGTCATACAGCACATGATTGATCATTTTCTTACATAA